Proteins from a genomic interval of Oceanispirochaeta crateris:
- a CDS encoding glucose-6-phosphate isomerase: protein MQFHNLDTVKSYKTLLKRAGDIKVGSFLTAEGIQNSNIDAGGGLSYNYAAKAVDEQLISQLQDLADEQQVIEKYKALLSGTIINTGENRMVLHQLTRGELNGKVVYDGKDQRQFYISQLKRIQSFAHKVQKAEIKGSTGKPFDTVVQIGIGGSDLGPRALYLALENMSTPLLKAHFISNVDPDDANAVLKNLNLETTLFILVSKSGTTQETLANRNFVIEKSRQANISGFNPAAHMIAVTSETSPLAGSSDVLDSFYMDDFIGGRYSSTSAVGGAVLSLAFGYDVFEQILEGASEADALALNSNIKKNASLMDAMLGIFERNVLGYPSTAVLPYSQALSRFPAHLQQMDMESNGKSVSRDNIRLNYSTGPVIFGEPGTNGQHSFYQLLHQGTDIIPLQFIGFKKSQINSDLDYEGSTSQQKLKANLVAQVVAFARGSFSSNTNKNFEGGRPSSLILGEQLTAKSLGALLAHFENKVMFQGFVWNLNSFDQEGVQLGKVLAKQVLSGGDDMDVILKGFADLLEI from the coding sequence ATTCAATTTCACAACCTAGATACAGTAAAAAGCTATAAAACCTTATTGAAGAGAGCCGGAGACATCAAGGTCGGGTCTTTTCTTACCGCTGAGGGAATTCAAAACTCTAATATCGATGCAGGAGGAGGACTCAGCTACAATTATGCTGCCAAGGCTGTGGATGAACAGTTGATTTCTCAACTGCAGGATTTAGCGGATGAACAGCAGGTCATAGAAAAGTATAAAGCTCTTTTAAGTGGAACAATTATTAATACAGGTGAAAATAGAATGGTCCTTCATCAGCTGACAAGAGGAGAGCTCAACGGCAAGGTCGTCTATGATGGTAAAGATCAAAGACAATTCTATATTTCTCAATTAAAACGCATACAATCTTTTGCTCATAAGGTTCAAAAAGCTGAGATAAAGGGATCAACAGGGAAACCATTTGATACGGTCGTTCAGATTGGAATCGGTGGCTCTGACTTAGGTCCTCGGGCTCTATATCTTGCTTTGGAGAACATGAGCACTCCCCTGCTAAAAGCTCATTTTATTTCCAATGTAGACCCAGATGATGCCAATGCTGTACTCAAAAATTTAAATCTAGAGACAACTCTATTTATTTTGGTTTCAAAATCCGGGACAACACAGGAAACACTTGCCAACAGAAATTTTGTCATTGAGAAATCTAGGCAGGCAAATATTTCCGGTTTCAATCCAGCGGCGCATATGATTGCTGTTACCAGTGAAACCAGCCCCTTAGCAGGATCATCGGATGTTTTAGACTCCTTTTATATGGATGATTTTATAGGTGGAAGATATTCCAGTACGTCTGCTGTTGGTGGAGCCGTATTATCATTGGCATTTGGATATGATGTATTTGAACAGATTCTTGAAGGAGCTTCCGAGGCCGATGCCCTTGCGTTAAATAGCAATATCAAAAAAAATGCGTCCTTAATGGATGCTATGCTTGGTATTTTTGAAAGGAATGTCCTTGGATATCCCAGCACTGCTGTACTTCCCTATAGTCAGGCCCTATCACGATTTCCGGCTCATCTACAACAGATGGATATGGAAAGCAATGGCAAATCGGTATCCAGGGATAATATTCGTTTGAACTACTCAACAGGTCCTGTCATCTTTGGAGAGCCGGGTACGAATGGTCAGCACTCCTTTTACCAGCTCCTTCATCAGGGAACCGATATCATTCCTCTCCAATTCATTGGTTTTAAAAAATCACAAATCAATTCTGATTTGGATTATGAAGGATCCACTAGTCAGCAAAAACTAAAAGCCAATCTTGTCGCTCAAGTTGTTGCCTTTGCCAGAGGAAGTTTCAGTTCAAATACAAACAAGAATTTTGAAGGCGGTAGACCATCTTCCCTTATTCTTGGTGAACAACTAACAGCAAAATCACTGGGTGCTCTTTTGGCCCATTTTGAAAATAAGGTCATGTTTCAGGGTTTTGTTTGGAATCTGAATTCCTTTGATCAGGAAGGAGTTCAACTAGGGAAAGTTTTAGCAAAACAGGTATTATCCGGAGGGGATGATATGGATGTTATTTTGAAAGGATTTGCAGATCTTCTTGAAATATAA